From one Metasolibacillus fluoroglycofenilyticus genomic stretch:
- a CDS encoding type 1 glutamine amidotransferase domain-containing protein — MAKVATLITDKFEDSEYTSPKEALEAAGHTVINIDKEGNKMVTGKQGEATVKIDYGVDEVNPADFDALLIPGGFSPDLLRDDERIVTFAKHFMDEMKPVFAICHGPQLLITAKSLEGRDTTGYKSIKVDLEYAGAKFHDEEVFVCQKQLVTSRTPKDLPAFNREIVNLLQEKGL, encoded by the coding sequence ATGGCAAAAGTAGCAACATTGATTACGGACAAGTTTGAAGACAGTGAGTACACAAGCCCGAAAGAGGCACTCGAAGCAGCTGGGCATACAGTTATTAATATTGATAAGGAAGGCAATAAAATGGTGACAGGTAAACAAGGCGAGGCAACGGTAAAGATTGACTACGGTGTTGATGAAGTAAACCCAGCAGACTTTGATGCCCTGTTAATTCCCGGAGGCTTTTCACCAGATTTGTTACGTGATGATGAGAGGATTGTCACATTTGCAAAGCATTTTATGGATGAAATGAAGCCGGTATTTGCCATTTGTCACGGCCCCCAATTATTAATTACAGCAAAATCCTTAGAGGGACGAGATACGACAGGCTACAAATCCATAAAAGTAGATTTGGAATATGCGGGTGCAAAATTTCATGATGAGGAAGTATTCGTTTGTCAAAAGCAGCTTGTCACAAGTCGTACACCAAAGGATTTACCAGCGTTCAATCGGGAAATCGTGAACCTTTTACAAGAGAAGGGATTATAA